One segment of Cellulosilyticum sp. I15G10I2 DNA contains the following:
- the rnhA gene encoding ribonuclease HI, giving the protein MYIYCDGGCRGNGKENNIGGWGVYLTYKGKTKELYGAARNTTNNIMELTSCIEGLKAITKKDMPVEVVMDSVYVVKGITEWVYGWVKKGWINSQKKPVENKELWMTLYELRKEFTDITFIQVKGHADNAGNNKADQLANKAMDEAKAISL; this is encoded by the coding sequence GTGTATATATACTGTGACGGCGGATGTAGGGGTAATGGTAAAGAAAATAATATAGGCGGATGGGGAGTCTACCTCACTTATAAGGGGAAGACAAAAGAATTATATGGTGCCGCTCGTAATACGACTAATAATATAATGGAGCTTACTTCTTGTATAGAAGGTTTAAAAGCAATCACAAAAAAGGATATGCCGGTAGAAGTAGTTATGGACAGTGTATATGTAGTAAAGGGTATCACAGAGTGGGTGTATGGCTGGGTAAAAAAAGGCTGGATCAACTCACAAAAAAAGCCTGTTGAGAATAAAGAGTTATGGATGACGCTTTATGAACTTAGAAAAGAATTTACAGATATAACATTTATACAGGTTAAAGGTCATGCAGATAATGCGGGTAATAATAAGGCTGATCAGCTAGCTAATAAGGCAATGGATGAGGCAAAAGCTATTTCTCTATAA
- a CDS encoding TIGR04100 family radical SAM protein: MTILYTIHDSLYVNLTNKCPCACTFCVRQESDGVHGADNLWLNHEPSLKEVLEAFEKHDLDSYESVVFCGYGEPLERLDVVIQVCEYIRAKSKVKIRLNTNGLADLIHGKETAPLLAGKIDEVSISLNAPNQQDYMNLVRPCFGEEAFPSLLKFGAECKKYIGDVTFTVVDLLNREQRSACEKIADEMQIKLRVRPML; the protein is encoded by the coding sequence ATGACAATTTTATATACAATACACGATAGTTTATATGTCAATTTAACGAATAAGTGTCCTTGTGCCTGTACCTTTTGTGTCAGACAAGAAAGTGATGGGGTACATGGTGCTGATAACCTCTGGCTAAACCATGAGCCTTCTCTAAAAGAAGTGTTAGAGGCATTTGAAAAGCATGATTTAGACAGCTACGAATCCGTTGTTTTTTGCGGTTATGGCGAGCCTCTTGAAAGGCTGGATGTGGTTATTCAGGTCTGTGAATATATTAGGGCAAAAAGTAAAGTTAAAATAAGACTTAACACAAATGGCTTGGCAGATCTTATTCATGGCAAAGAAACAGCACCGCTTCTTGCGGGCAAGATCGACGAAGTATCCATCAGCCTTAATGCCCCCAATCAACAAGACTATATGAACCTTGTAAGACCTTGTTTTGGTGAGGAAGCCTTTCCTAGTCTTCTTAAGTTTGGTGCAGAGTGTAAAAAGTACATAGGTGATGTTACTTTTACAGTTGTAGACCTCTTAAATAGAGAACAGCGAAGTGCTTGTGAAAAGATAGCTGATGAAATGCAAATTAAGCTTAGAGTAAGGCCGATGCTATAA
- a CDS encoding pyridoxamine kinase, translating to MKKVAVIHDLSGIGRCSLNAAISILAVLKKQPCPLPTAILSNQTGFKSFSFLDFTQYIKEYYSHWKKIGYHFDTIYSGFLGSIEQIELLTDFIKQFKTDKTLVMIDPVMGDNGKLYAVYPEDYPKHMRELIRHADVITPNFTEFTLLTGYDAQEEGINKQKLIACGRELAENGPQQIIVTGICSAEQPDHLYNLGMDFAKDVCFEVGTSYNNISYSGTGDIFASIVCGYLTDGYTLEESVKIAAEFIAKAIDYTSKYNLDTNEGIMYEIFLKELNI from the coding sequence ATGAAAAAAGTAGCCGTCATTCATGATTTATCAGGAATAGGAAGATGCTCGCTTAATGCAGCTATTTCTATTTTAGCCGTTTTAAAAAAGCAGCCATGTCCTTTGCCTACGGCTATACTATCTAATCAAACAGGATTTAAAAGTTTTTCATTTTTAGACTTTACGCAGTATATTAAGGAATATTACTCCCACTGGAAAAAGATAGGTTATCATTTTGATACCATTTATTCAGGATTTTTAGGATCTATAGAACAAATAGAATTACTTACTGACTTCATCAAGCAGTTTAAAACAGATAAGACATTAGTGATGATTGATCCTGTTATGGGGGATAATGGCAAGTTGTATGCTGTTTATCCTGAAGATTATCCAAAGCATATGAGAGAACTCATTCGCCATGCAGATGTAATAACACCTAATTTTACAGAGTTCACACTTTTAACAGGATATGACGCTCAAGAAGAGGGTATTAATAAGCAGAAGCTGATAGCCTGCGGAAGAGAACTTGCAGAAAATGGACCACAGCAAATTATAGTCACAGGGATCTGCAGCGCAGAGCAGCCGGACCATTTATATAACTTAGGAATGGATTTTGCAAAAGATGTTTGTTTTGAAGTCGGCACATCATACAACAACATCTCTTACAGTGGTACAGGAGATATTTTTGCATCTATAGTGTGTGGTTATCTGACTGACGGATATACATTAGAAGAAAGTGTTAAGATCGCTGCGGAATTTATTGCGAAGGCGATTGATTATACATCAAAGTATAACTTAGATACCAATGAAGGTATTATGTATGAAATATTTTTAAAGGAGCTGAATATATAA
- a CDS encoding tripartite tricarboxylate transporter permease: MLDLFAQGFTNVLSPFCLFLMLIGTIVGIIFGAVPGLSSVMAIALFLPLTYGMDPGQGLSVLIALYIGSVSGGLISAILLKIPGTPASIATCFDGHPMLDKGEGAKALGAGVVFSFIGTLISILALMFIAPSVAKVAIKFGPHEYFSIAVFSLMLIATLSAGSMIKGIFSGVLGFAFSTVGIAPVDAIRRFTFGTVALSDGFDVLTVMIGLFAVSEVIKIAETCRKEGKTEVAKVDMKVKGFGFSWKEFFEQGPNLIRSALVGLGIGILPGIGAGTSNLVAYTVAKNASKKKDEFGKGYIGGIVASETANNASVGGALIPLMTLGIPGDGVTALLLGAFMVHGIAPGPLLFKNYGPLVYTIFAACIISSVLMLVCEFYGMRLFARILKVPKHILLPIVLVLCVVGAFGLSSRIFDVWAVIIFGAIGYFFVKFKIPQAPFVIGFILGPMAETNLRRGLMMSDDNFMGFFTNPISGTFLGITFIFLIYTIIKETTKNAKKNIA, encoded by the coding sequence ATGTTAGATTTATTTGCACAAGGTTTTACCAATGTGCTTTCTCCCTTTTGTTTGTTTTTGATGCTTATTGGCACGATTGTAGGCATTATATTTGGAGCGGTTCCTGGCCTGTCATCTGTAATGGCTATTGCGTTATTTTTGCCTCTGACCTATGGTATGGATCCGGGACAAGGTTTATCTGTTTTAATTGCACTTTACATCGGGTCTGTATCAGGAGGGCTTATTTCAGCCATTCTTTTAAAAATTCCTGGGACACCAGCATCTATTGCAACTTGTTTTGATGGGCATCCGATGTTGGATAAAGGAGAAGGGGCTAAAGCGTTAGGTGCTGGAGTGGTTTTTTCTTTTATCGGTACACTGATTAGTATTTTAGCACTTATGTTTATAGCACCTTCGGTTGCAAAAGTAGCTATTAAATTTGGACCTCACGAATATTTTTCTATTGCAGTTTTTTCACTGATGCTTATTGCTACCTTATCAGCAGGTTCTATGATTAAAGGTATCTTTTCAGGCGTATTAGGCTTTGCTTTTTCTACAGTAGGTATTGCCCCTGTAGATGCCATCAGGCGATTCACATTTGGTACGGTAGCTTTATCTGATGGATTTGATGTGTTGACGGTCATGATTGGATTATTTGCTGTTTCTGAGGTGATTAAGATAGCCGAGACCTGCAGAAAAGAAGGCAAAACAGAAGTAGCCAAGGTAGATATGAAGGTAAAGGGATTTGGATTCTCATGGAAAGAATTTTTTGAGCAAGGACCTAATCTTATCAGATCTGCACTAGTAGGCTTGGGAATAGGGATACTGCCAGGAATTGGAGCAGGAACTTCCAATCTGGTGGCCTATACTGTTGCAAAAAATGCAAGCAAGAAAAAAGATGAGTTTGGTAAAGGCTATATAGGCGGGATAGTAGCCTCAGAAACGGCTAATAATGCTTCGGTCGGTGGTGCGCTCATTCCCCTTATGACGCTTGGTATTCCAGGAGACGGGGTTACAGCTTTGTTATTAGGTGCTTTTATGGTACATGGTATTGCGCCTGGACCATTGTTGTTCAAAAATTATGGACCTCTTGTATATACTATCTTTGCAGCCTGTATCATTTCTTCTGTTTTAATGCTTGTTTGTGAGTTTTATGGTATGAGGTTATTTGCAAGGATATTAAAAGTTCCTAAACATATCTTGCTGCCTATCGTATTGGTGTTGTGTGTTGTAGGTGCCTTTGGTTTATCAAGCAGAATCTTTGATGTATGGGCGGTTATAATATTTGGAGCTATTGGATACTTTTTTGTAAAATTCAAAATTCCTCAAGCGCCTTTTGTTATAGGTTTTATATTGGGGCCTATGGCAGAAACGAATTTAAGAAGAGGCCTTATGATGAGTGATGATAACTTTATGGGATTTTTCACTAATCCTATTTCAGGGACATTTTTAGGAATTACTTTTATTTTTCTAATTTATACAATTATCAAAGAGACAACAAAAAATGCTAAAAAAAACATTGCATAA
- a CDS encoding 5'-nucleotidase C-terminal domain-containing protein yields the protein MFKKKSFVSFIALLLMTVLLLPAHLMAAETTPKTITIVYTNDTHSRVEANPGIGFAKIAAKINELRDTNGKENVLVLDAGDTLHGLPIATVTKGEGIVQILNAIGYDAMTPGNHDFNYGQEHLLTLSRKMNFPLISANIKKTDGTTPFVPYIIKEVNGIKLGIFGLSTPETTYKTHPKNVAELTFEDPSKVAQTMVAELQGKTDIIIALSHLGVDESSTYTSEKVAQEVTGIDLIVDGHSHTTLPEGRQIKDTLIVQAGEYGNAIGIVTAAVGADKKVSFSPSLYTKEDAVDAAPDEKLTALISELKMAFDALTGEKIGSTPVKLEGARDFVRTGETNMGNLIVNAMLEATGADVALTNGGGIRASIEAGDITKKDIITVLPFGNYIATLDVTGQEILDALEVGVAGYPDAAGCFPHIGGMTFNLDASKASGSRVSGVKIANKALDLSATYSLATNDFIAAGGDGYIMFSDNQITGEYPGLDEAVISYISAFSVKNIDVQNKITVINNSPKVAIEEVTPIIDTKQTTISDIAIEAKPNFTEYIIQYGDTLAKLAKSAGTTYQELAKLNNISNPNTIFVGNTLLIPIN from the coding sequence ATGTTTAAGAAAAAATCATTTGTTTCATTCATCGCACTACTTTTAATGACCGTACTTTTACTTCCTGCACACTTGATGGCTGCCGAGACGACGCCAAAAACTATCACCATTGTTTATACTAATGATACACACTCACGGGTTGAAGCCAATCCTGGTATAGGTTTTGCTAAAATTGCCGCTAAAATTAATGAGCTTAGAGATACAAACGGCAAAGAAAATGTCCTTGTTTTAGATGCCGGCGATACACTTCACGGTCTTCCTATTGCTACAGTAACTAAAGGTGAAGGTATTGTACAAATTCTAAATGCTATAGGCTATGATGCCATGACTCCTGGTAATCATGACTTTAACTATGGCCAAGAGCATCTTCTAACACTTAGCCGCAAAATGAACTTCCCTCTTATTTCTGCTAATATTAAAAAGACAGATGGCACAACACCTTTTGTGCCTTATATCATTAAAGAAGTGAATGGCATTAAACTAGGTATTTTTGGTCTATCTACACCTGAGACTACCTATAAAACGCATCCTAAAAATGTAGCGGAACTTACCTTTGAAGATCCAAGTAAAGTCGCACAAACTATGGTTGCTGAGCTTCAAGGTAAAACTGATATTATTATTGCCTTATCCCACTTAGGCGTTGATGAATCTAGTACATATACGAGTGAGAAAGTCGCTCAAGAAGTAACAGGCATTGATCTTATTGTCGATGGTCATAGTCATACAACGCTTCCCGAAGGAAGACAAATAAAAGATACGCTTATCGTACAAGCAGGAGAATACGGCAACGCAATAGGTATTGTAACAGCAGCTGTTGGTGCAGATAAAAAAGTAAGTTTTTCTCCAAGTCTTTATACAAAAGAAGACGCTGTGGACGCTGCTCCTGATGAAAAACTTACTGCTCTTATTAGTGAATTAAAAATGGCATTTGATGCTTTAACAGGTGAAAAAATAGGTTCTACCCCTGTTAAGCTAGAAGGTGCCAGAGACTTTGTTAGAACCGGCGAAACCAATATGGGTAACCTTATTGTAAATGCTATGTTAGAGGCAACGGGCGCAGATGTTGCGCTTACTAATGGTGGTGGAATCCGTGCTTCTATTGAAGCAGGTGATATTACAAAGAAAGATATAATTACCGTTCTTCCATTTGGTAACTATATTGCTACGCTCGATGTTACAGGACAAGAAATTCTTGATGCACTTGAAGTAGGTGTTGCTGGGTATCCAGATGCTGCTGGTTGCTTCCCTCATATCGGTGGTATGACCTTTAACCTCGATGCATCTAAAGCATCTGGCAGTCGCGTATCAGGTGTTAAAATTGCTAATAAAGCTCTCGACTTATCTGCTACTTACTCTTTAGCAACTAATGACTTCATTGCTGCTGGCGGAGATGGTTACATTATGTTTAGTGATAATCAGATTACAGGAGAATATCCCGGTCTTGATGAAGCTGTTATAAGTTATATTAGTGCCTTTAGTGTGAAAAATATTGATGTGCAAAATAAAATAACTGTTATTAATAACTCTCCTAAAGTAGCAATCGAAGAAGTTACTCCTATTATTGATACCAAGCAAACGACTATCAGCGATATTGCTATAGAAGCTAAACCCAATTTTACTGAATACATTATTCAATACGGGGATACACTTGCTAAGCTGGCCAAAAGCGCAGGTACTACTTATCAAGAACTTGCCAAACTAAATAATATTTCTAACCCGAATACAATCTTTGTTGGCAACACGCTTTTAATTCCAATCAACTAA
- the tpx gene encoding thiol peroxidase: MKITFKGNPITLEGNILEVGDSAPDFLVSDNSLAPMGLKDTSGKRVFVSVPSIDTSVCDMEVRRFNEEATKMKDVSIYLISMDLPFAQTRWCGNAGIEAVKTVSDYKDRSFGQSYGTYIKELGLLTRAVFVIDENNKITHIEYCEEVTKEPDYDKVLQALNI, encoded by the coding sequence ATGAAAATTACATTTAAAGGGAATCCAATTACACTAGAAGGCAATATACTAGAAGTAGGGGATAGCGCACCTGACTTTTTAGTATCAGATAACAGTTTAGCGCCTATGGGCTTAAAGGATACAAGCGGAAAGCGCGTATTTGTAAGTGTGCCATCTATAGATACATCCGTATGTGATATGGAGGTCAGAAGATTTAATGAAGAAGCAACTAAAATGAAAGATGTAAGTATTTATCTTATATCTATGGATTTACCCTTTGCCCAAACAAGATGGTGTGGCAATGCAGGGATAGAAGCAGTAAAGACAGTATCTGATTATAAAGACAGAAGTTTTGGGCAAAGTTATGGAACTTATATTAAAGAATTGGGGCTCTTAACAAGAGCTGTATTTGTAATAGATGAGAATAATAAGATTACCCATATAGAATACTGTGAAGAAGTTACCAAGGAACCTGATTATGATAAGGTATTACAAGCGCTTAATATATAA
- a CDS encoding low molecular weight protein tyrosine phosphatase family protein: protein MIAIKLLFICSRNKWRSLTAEKIFSSLNGYDVRSAGTEANARIKVTEGHIGWADIIFTMEKKHLRRIKDKFGYLLYDKRVICLNIPDDYAFMDEELIQLLKCRVSEYIDIENN from the coding sequence GTGATTGCTATAAAACTCTTATTTATATGCAGCAGAAATAAATGGCGCAGTCTCACTGCTGAAAAAATATTTAGCAGCTTAAATGGATATGATGTAAGATCTGCCGGAACCGAAGCTAATGCCCGCATTAAAGTAACAGAGGGTCATATTGGCTGGGCAGATATCATATTTACTATGGAGAAGAAGCACTTAAGACGAATTAAGGATAAGTTTGGGTATCTTCTCTATGACAAGCGAGTGATCTGCCTTAATATCCCTGATGACTATGCATTTATGGATGAGGAATTAATACAGCTCTTGAAATGCCGAGTATCAGAATATATTGATATAGAAAATAATTAA
- the trxB gene encoding thioredoxin-disulfide reductase: protein MKDIIIIGGGPAGLTAAMYAGRAQLDTLVLEKQFQGGQMMNTNEVENYPGILQTTGPELSSVMYEHASQFGTQMAYEEVVGIEVSESIKKVITTTETYETKTIILAMGAKPRQLGVEKEQDLWGRGVSYCAICDGGFFRDKEVAVVGGGDTAVEDALYLSRLAKKVYLIHRRDELRATQILQQRILASNVEIIWDSKVTKLYSEQALTGIEVTNIKTNQVKDIDIQGLFIAVGSVPATSLVSGHVSLNEQGYIIAGENCETNVEGVFAAGDIRQKELRQIVTAASDGAVSVYQAEKYILTRQ from the coding sequence ATGAAAGATATTATTATAATAGGCGGAGGCCCTGCTGGGTTGACAGCCGCTATGTACGCAGGAAGAGCACAACTCGATACACTTGTTCTTGAAAAACAATTTCAGGGCGGACAAATGATGAATACCAATGAAGTGGAAAACTATCCAGGCATTTTACAAACGACTGGCCCAGAGCTTTCAAGTGTTATGTATGAACATGCCAGCCAATTTGGCACGCAGATGGCTTATGAAGAAGTAGTGGGTATAGAAGTCAGTGAATCTATAAAAAAAGTCATTACAACGACTGAAACTTATGAAACCAAAACGATTATTTTAGCAATGGGAGCAAAGCCAAGACAACTGGGCGTAGAAAAAGAACAAGATCTATGGGGCAGAGGCGTGTCTTATTGTGCGATTTGTGACGGAGGATTCTTTAGGGATAAAGAAGTTGCAGTTGTTGGAGGGGGAGATACAGCAGTAGAAGATGCACTGTATCTCTCGAGACTTGCTAAAAAGGTTTATCTCATCCATAGAAGAGATGAACTGCGAGCTACTCAAATACTTCAACAAAGGATACTGGCTTCTAACGTAGAAATCATATGGGATAGTAAGGTGACTAAACTTTATTCAGAGCAAGCTTTAACGGGGATAGAAGTTACCAATATAAAGACAAACCAAGTAAAAGATATAGATATTCAGGGACTTTTTATTGCTGTTGGAAGTGTACCAGCGACAAGTTTAGTAAGCGGCCATGTGTCACTTAATGAACAAGGTTATATTATAGCAGGAGAAAACTGTGAGACAAATGTAGAAGGTGTATTTGCAGCCGGAGATATAAGGCAAAAAGAACTTAGGCAGATTGTTACTGCAGCTTCAGATGGCGCTGTTAGTGTCTATCAAGCAGAAAAATATATATTAACAAGACAATAG
- a CDS encoding enolase C-terminal domain-like protein: MIKAGTPVITDMKIYPVAGYDSMLMTLSGAHAPYFTRNIVVLTDNSGNTGIGEIHGGDDIAKTLESYKPFVIGQEIGNYKYVVDNIKKRGWMNANNNGEGLQSLDLKNLKFVVHAETAVECAMLDLLGKYMNLPVCALLGDGQQRDEIAILGYLFYICDKDKVDLPYLDESGSKDPWFSIRRKVSLTPEQIVSQAKAAKEKYGFKDFKLKAGVLPGKEEMEAIKALKKAMPDARINIDPNGAWSLKEATQLCKDMHGILTYAEDPCGPENGYSSREIMCEFKNATQFQVATNMIATDWRQFYHASALKAVDIVLADPHFWTMNGSVRMAQVLNDWGLTWGSHSNNHFDISLAIFAHCAAAAPGNITPMDTHWIWQDGQDLCKNAMKIEDGKIKIPNRPGLGIDIDMDRVMKANELYNTMDNHDRDDAMAMQYLIPGWKFDSKKPALVR; encoded by the coding sequence ATGATTAAAGCGGGAACACCTGTAATTACAGATATGAAAATTTATCCGGTAGCGGGATATGACAGCATGCTGATGACTTTAAGTGGTGCACATGCCCCTTATTTTACGAGAAATATAGTCGTTTTAACAGACAACAGTGGCAATACGGGTATAGGAGAGATTCATGGAGGGGATGATATTGCTAAAACTTTAGAGAGTTACAAACCCTTTGTGATAGGGCAGGAAATAGGAAATTATAAATATGTAGTTGATAATATAAAAAAACGAGGCTGGATGAATGCGAATAATAATGGCGAAGGGCTTCAAAGCTTAGATTTAAAGAACCTTAAGTTCGTTGTACATGCTGAAACAGCGGTAGAATGTGCGATGCTTGACTTATTAGGTAAGTATATGAACCTGCCTGTATGTGCCTTGCTTGGAGATGGTCAGCAGCGAGATGAGATTGCTATTTTAGGTTACTTGTTTTACATATGTGATAAAGATAAAGTAGACTTGCCGTACTTAGATGAAAGTGGTAGTAAAGATCCTTGGTTTTCTATTAGGCGAAAAGTGTCGCTTACACCTGAACAGATTGTATCACAGGCAAAAGCAGCTAAAGAGAAATACGGCTTTAAAGACTTCAAGTTAAAAGCAGGTGTTCTGCCAGGCAAAGAAGAAATGGAAGCTATCAAGGCACTTAAGAAAGCTATGCCTGATGCAAGAATTAATATTGATCCTAATGGGGCTTGGTCGCTCAAAGAAGCTACCCAACTTTGCAAGGATATGCATGGTATTCTTACCTATGCGGAAGATCCTTGTGGACCAGAAAATGGTTATTCAAGCAGAGAGATTATGTGTGAATTTAAAAACGCTACACAGTTTCAAGTAGCAACGAATATGATTGCTACAGACTGGAGGCAGTTCTATCATGCATCTGCTCTGAAAGCTGTTGATATCGTTCTTGCAGATCCTCATTTTTGGACGATGAATGGCAGTGTAAGAATGGCACAGGTTTTAAATGACTGGGGTTTAACGTGGGGATCACATTCAAACAATCATTTTGATATTTCTTTAGCTATTTTTGCACACTGTGCGGCTGCTGCCCCTGGGAATATTACACCGATGGATACCCATTGGATTTGGCAGGATGGGCAAGACTTGTGTAAGAATGCAATGAAGATTGAGGATGGAAAAATTAAAATACCTAATAGACCTGGCCTTGGTATAGATATTGATATGGACAGGGTAATGAAAGCTAATGAATTATATAACACAATGGATAACCACGATAGAGATGATGCGATGGCTATGCAATACTTGATTCCAGGCTGGAAGTTTGATTCTAAAAAGCCGGCTTTAGTAAGATAA
- a CDS encoding tripartite tricarboxylate transporter substrate binding protein, producing the protein MIKKLTAIMMGFTVMAGVLSGCSGNAAQSSQAPAPKEASMSAQTSAEEAQTDSTTDWPTKTVQVVVTASAGGDTDFNARTFATYFEKYTGKSMVITNTPGGGGSVATSEVKNAKNDGYKILFCHTGQMIVNEVAGLIDYNMDDFDIAGIPAIDKGTVLVASAQSGITSIDDLVAKAKTQPGKISYASELGGYSHLQALILMKQADIELKILDIGSSSEKITNLLGGRVDLAAISYGAVKDYAETGDLVILGQYNNERNENLGDVPTFKESNLNVAMEKPYIISFPKGTDPAIIEKMNALTEQIAADEDYKKDLLEGYKQPVDYLLKDDAIALLKTTRDDFMSYREDLLK; encoded by the coding sequence ATGATTAAAAAATTAACAGCGATAATGATGGGATTTACAGTAATGGCGGGGGTATTATCTGGATGCAGTGGGAATGCGGCTCAATCATCACAAGCCCCAGCACCAAAAGAAGCATCAATGTCGGCACAGACATCAGCAGAAGAGGCTCAAACTGATAGTACAACAGACTGGCCTACTAAAACAGTACAGGTTGTAGTTACGGCAAGTGCAGGAGGCGATACAGACTTTAATGCACGTACTTTTGCGACTTATTTTGAAAAATATACGGGTAAATCAATGGTTATTACAAATACCCCAGGAGGCGGCGGAAGTGTTGCTACCTCAGAGGTTAAGAATGCTAAAAATGACGGTTATAAAATATTATTCTGTCATACAGGCCAAATGATCGTTAATGAAGTCGCCGGGCTCATTGATTATAATATGGATGATTTTGATATTGCAGGTATTCCTGCTATTGATAAAGGGACAGTACTGGTTGCCAGTGCCCAGTCAGGGATAACTTCTATAGATGATCTGGTAGCAAAAGCAAAAACACAACCAGGTAAAATTAGTTATGCGTCTGAGCTTGGTGGTTATTCACATTTGCAAGCACTTATTTTAATGAAACAAGCTGATATAGAGTTAAAGATATTAGACATTGGGTCTTCTTCTGAGAAAATCACAAACTTGCTAGGAGGGCGTGTGGATCTTGCAGCTATCTCTTATGGTGCGGTTAAAGACTATGCCGAGACTGGGGATTTAGTTATTTTGGGACAATACAACAATGAAAGAAATGAAAACTTAGGGGATGTACCAACCTTCAAAGAATCTAACCTTAATGTTGCCATGGAAAAACCGTATATTATTTCTTTCCCTAAAGGAACAGACCCTGCTATTATTGAAAAGATGAATGCACTTACAGAACAAATTGCAGCAGATGAAGATTACAAAAAGGATTTATTAGAAGGCTATAAGCAGCCGGTTGATTATTTATTAAAAGATGACGCTATAGCATTATTAAAGACAACCCGTGATGATTTCATGAGCTATAGAGAAGATTTATTAAAATAA
- a CDS encoding sugar diacid recognition domain-containing protein, which produces MQNRIEFPIEFAEKIVQMFHKVTGEHIDFMNQDGIIVATTQPERLKKVHEGAQKIMSGEVDELAIEVEDAKRLNGVMPGYNGVVLFKGERIACIGVSGDPKTMRPFQRLAAVIARKQYAHFLSQKVKQDISENK; this is translated from the coding sequence ATGCAAAATAGAATTGAATTTCCGATAGAATTTGCTGAAAAAATAGTACAGATGTTTCATAAAGTGACCGGAGAGCATATCGATTTCATGAACCAAGACGGAATTATTGTTGCAACAACACAACCAGAGCGGTTAAAGAAAGTTCATGAAGGTGCCCAGAAAATTATGAGTGGAGAAGTTGACGAGCTGGCGATTGAAGTAGAAGATGCAAAACGACTCAATGGGGTAATGCCAGGTTATAATGGCGTTGTACTATTTAAAGGAGAAAGAATAGCCTGTATAGGGGTATCGGGAGATCCAAAAACGATGCGTCCTTTTCAGAGACTAGCTGCAGTTATTGCTAGAAAACAATACGCCCATTTTTTATCACAAAAGGTTAAACAAGATATTTCTGAAAATAAATAA
- a CDS encoding TIGR04002 family protein, which produces MKQSEKTRLMVMTALFAALIFVATRINIPTGINNRIIHVGDAAIYLAACILPMPYAMISGAIGAGLADFMTPGAALWIIPTMIIKPLLVPFFTAKNGKFIGKRNLIAPILAGITGLVGYAIAEGIIFGNFIAPIVGIPVASLQPIGSAILFVIIAYTFDTMKLKAHLTRQLKGSA; this is translated from the coding sequence ATGAAACAATCTGAAAAAACAAGACTTATGGTGATGACAGCATTATTTGCAGCACTCATCTTTGTAGCAACACGAATTAATATTCCAACAGGCATCAATAATCGTATTATTCATGTAGGCGATGCAGCCATTTACCTTGCAGCATGTATTTTACCTATGCCCTATGCGATGATCAGCGGTGCAATAGGTGCAGGACTTGCAGATTTTATGACACCAGGTGCAGCATTATGGATTATTCCTACAATGATTATTAAACCTTTACTAGTACCCTTTTTTACAGCAAAGAATGGAAAGTTTATAGGAAAACGCAATCTCATAGCACCCATTTTAGCTGGTATCACGGGACTTGTAGGCTATGCTATAGCGGAAGGTATTATTTTTGGAAACTTTATTGCACCTATTGTCGGGATACCCGTAGCGTCTCTTCAACCGATAGGCAGCGCCATACTTTTTGTAATTATCGCCTATACATTTGATACAATGAAACTTAAAGCTCACCTTACAAGGCAGCTGAAAGGAAGTGCGTAA